The following proteins come from a genomic window of Brevibacillus antibioticus:
- a CDS encoding ATP-dependent Clp protease ATP-binding subunit → MMFGRFTERAQKVLALALEEAVRLGHKDIGTEHVLLGLIREGEGIAAKALQSLGLGLDKIQSEVESLIGRGTEQSGSNYTPNYTPRAKKVIELSMDEARKLGHTYVGTEHILLGLIREGEGIAARIMNNLGVSLNKARQQVLQLLGSSEMMASHQPSGGNPAANTPTLDGLARDLTAIARDGGLDPVIGRQKEIERVIQVLSRRTKNNPVLIGEPGVGKTAIAEGLAQKIVNNEIPETLRDKRVMTLDMGTVVAGTKYRGEFEDRLKKIMDEIRQAGNIILFIDELHTLIGAGGAEGAIDASNILKPALARGELQCVGATTLDEYRKYIEKDAALERRFQPIQVDEPTAEDAIRILHGLRDRYEAHHRVKITDEAIEQAVKLSDRYITERFLPDKAIDLVDEAASKVRLQSFTVPPNLKELEGRLEEVRKEKDAAVQSQEFEEAAALRDQEQKLREELDKTKKDWKERQGQLNMEVTPEDIAQVVASWTGIPVLKLKEEETERLLKMEEILHDRVIGQDEAVKSISRAIRRARAGLKDPKRPIGSFIFLGPTGVGKTELARAVAETLFGDEDAMIRVDMSEYMEKHSTARLVGAPPGYVGFDEGGQLTEKVRRKPYSVILLDEIEKAHPDVFNILLQVLDDGRLTDSKGRTVDFRNTVVIMTSNVGASMIKKNTTLGFTTNDSERKYQDMKDKVMDELKKSFRPEFLNRIDEVIVFHSLEQEHIEQIVSLMTEDLRKRLKEQDIDFQLSEEAKKVLAKEGFDPAYGARPLRRAIQRHIEDNLSEELLKGTISKGDTVNIEAEEGKLVVKRLEKTKS, encoded by the coding sequence ATGATGTTTGGACGTTTTACAGAACGAGCACAAAAAGTACTGGCGCTTGCCCTGGAAGAGGCGGTTCGTCTCGGACACAAAGATATTGGGACAGAGCATGTGCTGCTAGGACTCATTCGAGAAGGCGAAGGGATTGCCGCGAAGGCACTGCAATCACTTGGGCTTGGCCTCGATAAAATCCAGAGCGAAGTGGAGTCGTTAATCGGGCGAGGAACAGAGCAGTCCGGTAGTAATTACACACCAAACTATACACCTCGCGCCAAAAAGGTCATTGAACTGTCGATGGACGAAGCCCGCAAGCTGGGTCATACCTATGTGGGGACTGAACATATTCTGCTTGGCTTAATCCGTGAAGGAGAAGGCATTGCTGCGAGAATCATGAACAATCTGGGCGTTAGCCTGAACAAGGCACGTCAGCAGGTGCTTCAGCTGCTTGGCAGCTCGGAAATGATGGCATCTCATCAACCGTCTGGAGGAAATCCAGCGGCGAATACGCCGACACTGGACGGCTTGGCAAGGGATCTGACTGCAATCGCTCGTGATGGCGGGCTGGACCCGGTCATCGGTCGCCAAAAAGAAATCGAGCGTGTGATCCAAGTACTTAGCAGACGTACCAAGAACAACCCTGTTTTAATTGGAGAGCCCGGTGTCGGGAAGACAGCTATTGCAGAAGGTCTTGCCCAAAAAATCGTGAATAACGAAATTCCGGAGACCCTTCGTGATAAGCGCGTCATGACCCTCGATATGGGAACCGTTGTTGCGGGAACCAAATATCGCGGTGAGTTCGAAGATCGTCTGAAAAAAATCATGGACGAAATTCGCCAAGCAGGAAACATCATCCTGTTTATTGATGAGCTACACACCTTGATTGGAGCAGGTGGAGCAGAAGGAGCAATTGATGCCTCCAATATTTTGAAGCCTGCGCTGGCACGTGGCGAGCTACAGTGCGTAGGGGCCACTACGCTGGACGAATATCGCAAGTACATCGAAAAAGACGCGGCACTGGAGCGTCGTTTCCAACCGATTCAGGTTGATGAACCGACAGCGGAGGATGCCATTCGTATTCTGCATGGCCTTCGTGATCGTTACGAAGCCCACCACCGTGTCAAAATTACCGATGAAGCAATCGAGCAGGCAGTAAAACTGTCTGACCGCTATATTACGGAACGCTTCCTGCCTGACAAGGCCATCGACTTGGTCGACGAGGCGGCATCCAAAGTCCGCTTGCAATCCTTTACGGTTCCACCAAACCTCAAAGAGCTGGAGGGACGTCTGGAAGAGGTGCGCAAGGAAAAAGACGCTGCCGTACAATCACAAGAGTTCGAAGAAGCAGCAGCACTTCGCGATCAGGAGCAAAAACTGCGTGAAGAACTGGATAAAACGAAAAAAGACTGGAAAGAGCGCCAAGGCCAGCTGAACATGGAGGTTACACCAGAAGACATCGCGCAAGTAGTGGCGAGCTGGACAGGTATTCCTGTGTTGAAGCTGAAGGAAGAAGAAACAGAGCGCTTGCTGAAAATGGAAGAGATTTTGCACGATCGCGTCATTGGTCAAGATGAAGCAGTCAAATCCATTTCGCGTGCGATCCGCCGTGCCCGTGCTGGTCTAAAGGACCCAAAACGCCCAATCGGCTCGTTTATCTTCCTGGGACCCACCGGTGTGGGTAAAACCGAATTGGCTCGTGCTGTGGCAGAGACGCTTTTCGGTGACGAGGATGCCATGATTCGTGTAGATATGTCTGAGTACATGGAGAAGCATTCCACCGCTCGTCTGGTCGGTGCCCCTCCTGGCTATGTAGGCTTTGACGAAGGCGGTCAGCTGACCGAAAAAGTGCGTCGCAAGCCTTACTCCGTCATTTTGCTAGACGAAATCGAGAAAGCCCACCCAGACGTATTCAACATCCTGCTACAAGTTTTGGATGATGGTCGTCTGACAGACTCCAAAGGACGTACCGTTGATTTCCGCAACACGGTTGTCATTATGACTTCCAACGTCGGAGCCAGCATGATCAAGAAAAATACAACGCTCGGATTTACGACCAACGATTCGGAAAGAAAGTACCAGGATATGAAGGACAAAGTCATGGATGAGCTGAAAAAGAGCTTCCGTCCTGAGTTCTTGAACCGGATCGACGAAGTCATCGTGTTCCACTCTTTGGAGCAAGAGCACATCGAGCAAATTGTATCTCTCATGACAGAAGATCTGCGTAAACGTTTGAAAGAGCAAGACATTGATTTCCAGTTGAGCGAAGAAGCCAAGAAAGTACTGGCAAAAGAAGGCTTTGATCCGGCCTATGGTGCGCGTCCACTTCGTCGTGCTATCCAGCGCCACATCGAGGATAATTTGTCCGAGGAATTGCTCAAAGGTACGATCAGCAAGGGCGATACCGTCAATATCGAAGCCGAAGAAGGCAAGCTGGTAGTCAAGCGACTCGAAAAAACGAAATCGTAA
- a CDS encoding HAD hydrolase-like protein, with amino-acid sequence MTVPFAILFDMDGTLLQTEKLSTPAFIRTFDQLRQKGLWKGETPDERELINVLGMTLEQIWDKLLPGASEEAIRSADTFLLENEIQLLKERVTDLYPDVKSTLEKLREKGFSLFIASNGQEEYIDAICQEYELKPLMTDLYSAGRFRTHSKNDLVAKLLSDYKIGQAIMVGDRHSDVEAGKTNGLFTIGCDFGFAKPGELDGADVIITSFPQLLNHLPAIDTNTQEQA; translated from the coding sequence ATGACTGTACCATTCGCTATATTATTTGATATGGATGGCACGTTACTGCAAACAGAAAAGCTGTCGACCCCCGCGTTTATTCGAACGTTTGACCAGCTTCGTCAAAAAGGATTGTGGAAAGGGGAAACCCCTGACGAACGTGAACTGATCAATGTACTGGGAATGACACTCGAGCAAATCTGGGACAAATTATTGCCGGGCGCAAGTGAGGAAGCTATTCGTTCAGCAGACACCTTCTTGCTAGAGAATGAAATCCAGTTACTTAAAGAACGAGTGACCGACCTCTATCCGGATGTAAAATCAACTTTAGAAAAGCTACGTGAAAAAGGATTTTCTTTGTTTATAGCAAGCAATGGGCAGGAAGAGTACATCGATGCCATTTGTCAGGAATACGAGTTGAAGCCACTGATGACCGACCTGTACTCGGCTGGCCGCTTCCGCACGCATTCCAAAAATGACCTAGTTGCAAAATTGTTGTCTGATTACAAAATCGGACAGGCCATCATGGTAGGAGATCGTCACTCCGACGTGGAAGCAGGCAAGACAAACGGTTTATTTACCATTGGATGCGACTTTGGTTTTGCCAAACCAGGCGAGCTTGATGGGGCAGATGTCATCATCACCAGCTTCCCTCAGCTACTGAATCATTTGCCAGCAATCGACACCAATACGCAAGAACAAGCATAA
- a CDS encoding MGDG synthase family glycosyltransferase → MKKILIFSASIGNGHNQAARAMQESLAESGCTSMIIDTLEYISPTFHKILLESYMNLLRLSPKMWGRIYHNTEKTRFFDMNVLMNKLLANKLKKLINSVQPDAFIATHPFASCMLSVLKGRNDWKEPIYTIITDYTIHPSWINHHINYYFIGHEQLYYLLDVYRQDHQKFIPMGIPIMKKFSLPLEPDLIRQKLGLAPEQKSIILSGGGLGLGSMEKVLDGLEEINIPLKTFVLTGTNDKLYNKVINRTYRHEVVPLKFINNFHEYLETADLIVTKSGGLTSAEVMSKRVPMIVYNPLPGQEERNSHFLLNNGCAVHANLSEQLIYFIDELLHSPSKVDYMRRMGLKISKPDAAQRITEFIMDDMNICQEK, encoded by the coding sequence ATGAAAAAAATTCTAATCTTTTCCGCTTCCATCGGTAACGGACACAACCAGGCAGCGCGGGCCATGCAAGAAAGCTTGGCTGAGAGTGGTTGCACATCAATGATCATCGATACGTTGGAATATATTAGCCCCACCTTTCACAAGATTTTGCTGGAAAGCTATATGAATCTGTTAAGGCTGTCACCTAAGATGTGGGGCAGAATTTATCATAATACAGAAAAAACCCGTTTTTTCGATATGAATGTGCTGATGAATAAGTTATTGGCAAACAAACTTAAAAAGTTGATCAACAGCGTACAGCCGGATGCCTTTATTGCTACGCATCCGTTTGCAAGCTGTATGCTTTCCGTACTGAAAGGGAGAAATGATTGGAAAGAACCAATCTATACGATCATTACTGACTATACCATCCATCCTTCATGGATTAATCACCATATCAATTATTACTTCATCGGTCATGAACAGCTGTATTACCTGTTAGACGTTTATCGACAGGATCATCAAAAATTCATTCCGATGGGCATTCCCATCATGAAAAAATTCAGTTTGCCATTGGAACCGGATTTAATTCGGCAAAAGCTTGGCCTCGCTCCTGAACAAAAGAGTATTATTCTTTCAGGGGGCGGATTGGGTCTCGGCTCGATGGAAAAAGTATTGGATGGACTAGAAGAGATTAACATTCCTCTTAAAACCTTTGTGTTAACAGGGACAAACGACAAGCTGTACAATAAAGTGATCAATCGTACGTATCGGCATGAAGTCGTTCCGCTAAAATTCATCAATAACTTCCACGAATACTTGGAAACGGCTGATTTAATTGTCACCAAATCAGGAGGACTTACATCAGCTGAAGTAATGAGTAAACGGGTACCTATGATTGTTTACAACCCTCTGCCTGGACAGGAAGAGAGGAACAGCCACTTTTTGCTCAATAATGGATGTGCGGTACATGCGAATTTGTCGGAGCAATTGATTTACTTTATCGATGAATTATTGCATAGCCCGTCCAAGGTGGACTATATGCGTAGAATGGGACTGAAAATCTCGAAGCCAGATGCTGCACAACGAATTACTGAGTTTATCATGGATGATATGAATATATGCCAGGAGAAGTAG
- a CDS encoding protein arginine kinase has product MSQKQFMQNPWSNWMKGEGPDSDIVISTRLRIARNLRQHPFPLLATDSQGEEVVRKVTEVSDSEAMRKRHQLQVIHMDQINPLEKRVLVEKHLVSPHLAEESRKGAVLLREDESVSIMVNEEDHIRIQVLLPGFRLNEAWEIGTKIDDIFEKNLNYAFDETRGYLTSCPTNVGTGIRASVMLHLPALVMTQQISRILQAINQVGLVVRGIYGEGSEALGNLFQLSNQVTLGMSESDILSNLYGVARQIIEQERVARTYLLEHTRVSLEDRIFRSFGILMYARTVESKEAAQRLSDVRLGIDLGIIPNVSPLVLNELLVTTQPGFLQHHAGQKLTPDQRDERRARLIRERLRVVDSQE; this is encoded by the coding sequence ATGTCCCAAAAGCAGTTTATGCAAAACCCGTGGAGCAATTGGATGAAAGGAGAAGGTCCTGATTCCGACATTGTCATAAGTACACGGCTGCGTATCGCCCGTAACCTGCGCCAGCATCCCTTTCCGTTATTGGCAACGGACTCGCAGGGCGAGGAAGTCGTCAGAAAGGTAACGGAAGTAAGCGATTCGGAGGCAATGCGCAAGCGGCATCAGCTTCAGGTCATCCATATGGATCAAATTAATCCGTTAGAAAAACGTGTGCTCGTAGAAAAGCATCTGGTTAGCCCTCATTTGGCAGAGGAATCTCGCAAAGGTGCGGTATTGCTTCGTGAAGATGAGTCCGTCAGCATTATGGTTAATGAAGAAGACCACATTCGAATACAGGTACTATTACCCGGGTTTCGTTTGAACGAGGCATGGGAAATAGGAACTAAGATAGACGACATTTTTGAGAAAAACTTGAACTACGCGTTCGACGAAACACGAGGATATCTGACAAGCTGCCCAACCAATGTGGGTACGGGAATTCGTGCATCTGTGATGCTGCACTTGCCAGCTCTGGTGATGACGCAGCAGATCAGCAGAATTTTACAGGCAATTAATCAAGTTGGTCTAGTCGTTAGAGGAATTTACGGAGAGGGCAGCGAAGCTCTAGGGAATCTTTTTCAGTTATCCAATCAGGTCACACTGGGGATGTCTGAATCGGATATTCTTTCCAACCTCTACGGTGTAGCCAGGCAGATTATTGAGCAAGAGCGTGTGGCACGTACTTACTTGCTGGAGCATACCCGGGTTTCTTTGGAGGATCGGATTTTTCGGTCGTTTGGCATCCTGATGTACGCTCGCACAGTAGAGTCCAAGGAAGCGGCTCAGCGCTTGTCTGATGTACGTCTGGGGATTGATCTAGGCATCATTCCAAATGTATCTCCGCTCGTCCTAAACGAACTGTTGGTCACGACACAGCCAGGGTTTTTACAGCACCACGCTGGGCAAAAGCTCACTCCGGACCAACGCGATGAAAGAAGGGCAAGGCTGATTCGAGAACGTCTGCGCGTTGTGGACTCACAAGAGTAA
- a CDS encoding CtsR family transcriptional regulator, giving the protein MRNISDIIEHHLKSIITNSPNGSIEIQRSELADHFQCVPSQINYVINTRFTVQKGYIVESKRGGGGYIRIRKVQIVSKARLQELLTEELIGESINQSVGNAIVERLLEEGLVNIREATLMKIATSRNVLTLEAELRDRLRANILKQMIAAILLK; this is encoded by the coding sequence TTGCGTAACATCTCGGACATCATTGAACATCACTTAAAAAGCATCATTACAAACAGTCCCAATGGATCGATCGAGATTCAGCGTAGTGAGCTTGCCGACCATTTTCAATGTGTGCCGTCTCAGATCAATTACGTCATTAATACGCGCTTTACCGTTCAAAAAGGATACATCGTAGAGAGTAAGCGCGGGGGCGGCGGGTATATTCGCATACGCAAGGTGCAGATTGTCAGCAAAGCACGCTTGCAGGAATTGCTAACGGAGGAACTGATTGGTGAGAGTATCAATCAGAGCGTGGGAAATGCGATCGTAGAAAGACTATTGGAGGAAGGCTTAGTCAACATCAGAGAAGCCACCTTGATGAAAATCGCTACCTCGCGAAACGTATTGACGCTAGAAGCTGAATTGCGGGATCGTTTGCGGGCAAATATTTTAAAGCAGATGATCGCGGCAATCTTGTTGAAGTAA
- a CDS encoding UvrB/UvrC motif-containing protein → MNCEECGKRPATLHLTKIVNGEKTEYHICEQCAHEKGDVFTGFHNFSINNLLSGLLKFDPMQKNGRETATNKPLQCETCGLTYTQFSKSGRFGCSDCYTFLGDRLDPLFRRIHGNTQHSGKVPERTGGKLKIRKELEQLKQALQSHVASEEFEKAAEMRDRIRALEQKMAQS, encoded by the coding sequence ATGAACTGTGAGGAATGCGGAAAACGACCGGCGACACTTCATTTGACGAAAATCGTCAATGGCGAAAAAACCGAATACCATATTTGCGAGCAGTGTGCTCATGAAAAAGGGGACGTCTTTACCGGCTTTCACAACTTCAGCATCAACAATCTCCTCTCAGGACTTTTAAAATTTGATCCCATGCAAAAGAATGGACGCGAAACGGCAACGAATAAGCCGCTTCAATGCGAAACCTGTGGACTCACATATACTCAATTTAGTAAAAGCGGCCGATTCGGTTGTAGTGATTGCTACACCTTTTTGGGTGACCGACTGGACCCCCTTTTCCGCCGGATTCACGGGAACACACAGCATAGTGGAAAGGTACCAGAGCGTACCGGTGGCAAACTGAAGATCCGTAAAGAGCTAGAGCAACTAAAGCAAGCGCTGCAAAGTCATGTCGCCAGTGAAGAGTTCGAGAAGGCAGCAGAAATGCGTGATCGAATTCGAGCATTGGAACAAAAAATGGCCCAATCGTAG